In Bradyrhizobium sp. 195, the sequence GGAAAATCGATGTCGATGAGGATTGCGGTGGCGCTGGCTGCCACCATCGGGGCGGGGGTCTTGATGTCGACGGCGGCAGAGGCGCGGCCGGAGATGGTGGGAGCGCACGTGGCCGACTATTCGCCGGGCACCATCGTAGTCAAAACCAGCGAGCGGCGGCTCTATCTCATCCTCGATAACGGCCACGCCGTGCGCTATCCGGTCGGCGTCGGCAAGTCCGGCAAGCAGTGGGCCGGCACCACTCGCATCGACGGGAAGTACCGAAATCCGGCCTGGTCGCCGCCGGCAGAGGTGAAGCGCGACAAACCGAGCATTCCGGACGTCATTCCCGGCGGCTCGCCGCGCAACCCGATGGGCGTTGCGGCGATGACGCTGGCCGGCGGCGAATACGCCATCCACGGCACCAACGTGCCGGGTTCGGTCGGCGGCTTCGTCTCCTACGGCTGCATCCGCATGCTCAACGACGACATCACCGATCTCTACGGCCGCGTCTCAGTCGGCACGACGGTGGTCGTGACGCGCTGATCGCCGGGAGCGAGCAAGACAAGAATGGGCCGCGTCTTGGGACGCGGCTTTTTTGTTACCAGAAGCGCCAGCTGCGTGTGCACCAGCCGCCGCGATGGCCGCCATTGTAGCTCCGCGCAAAACCGCCCGCGAGCAACGCCGCCGAAACGTTCGCGGTCCGCCGGGTCGCGACGTCGGCGAGAACGCGGCCGTATTTGTCGGGGCCGAGATTGGTGATGGTCACGCCGCCCTGGCCGAGCAGATCGCGCAATGCGCGGGCCGCCGCTTCCGCCTTGTCCAACTCCTCCTGGCAGGATGCCTTCAATTCGGGCGCATCGATGCCGCGCAGCCGAACGCGCACGACGAGATCGCGGCCGTCACGCTGACGAACACGCGCAAGGAAGGTGTCGCCGTCGATTGTGCGAATGACATCGACGGGCTCGCGAGCATCGGGATGATCCGCCTGCTGCAGAACGATCTCGGCATCCCGTGTGCGGTCGCCGTCCGTGTGCGGAACAAGCCAGTCCATTCCATGGCGGAAGGTGAGGACGACGGCCAGCACGACGCCGACCACGAACATCCACGGCAACAATCCGGAGAAGTGCCGACCGAACGGCGAGCCGCTGTATGACGTCCGAGAGGGATGGCTGGGGTCAAAGCGCGACATCGCGCAACGCTATGGCTGAGTCGGCCGAGCCCGCAAGAGCGACTCAGAAGTCGGAAGCGATGCCCTTGCGCTCCCAGTCGCCGTAGCGAGTAGGCTCAGGTCCCTTTGGTCCCTGCAACTCTTTGGCCTTGGCCTCATCCTTGGCCGCGGCAGCCTGCCGGCGCGCCTCGGCTTCGGCCAGCGCGCGCTGGGCGGCCGGCGATAACGGCTTGCGGTCGGGAAGGGGAGGCCGGTCACTCATCGCTGGGCTTTCTAGCGCAGGACGGCCCGCAACGCGACGTCCAATAACGCATTCCTGAAATCAGCCCGGAAGGGCTGAAAAAGCCGGAAGCGATTCTTACATTTGGCATATTCGCGTGCCAGAGATTGGGTTCTCAAGGCATGCGCCCATTGCGGCGGAACTGCCGCTCGCTCAGAACCTTGCTTCCGCATGCCATCTCAACGTTTCGCCCCTCCGTCCGAAGTGCCCGGTCTTGCGGCGCGACGGATTGCCGCCGACATCGTCGACGGCGTGCTTCACAAGCATCGCACGCTAGACGACCAGCTCGACGGCAGCGGCGCTCATCCCGGACTGAAGACGCTGGCCGACCGCGACCGCGCGCTGATGCGGCGCCTGGTCGCCACCGTGCTGCGCCGGCTGGGCACGCTCGGCCATGTGCTGTCCCGCCTGCTCGATAAGGGCATTCCCTCCGAGGCACCGCGCGCGCAGAGCGCGCTCCTGATCGGCGCGGCGCAGATCCTCTGGATGGACGTGCCCGATCACGCCGCCGTCGACCTCTCCGTTCGCCTGGTGCAATCCGACAGGCGCGCCGCGCGCTATGCGGGGCTCGTCAATGCCGTGCTGCGCCGCTGCGCGCGCGAGGGCAAGGCGCTGGTCGAGGAAGTTACCGCGCAGTCGTTGGACCTGCCGCCATGGCTGCTCGCGCGCTGGAGCGCGCATTATGGCGAGGCGACCGCACGAGACATGGCGCTGGCGCTCGGCCACGAGCCCTCGCTCGATCTCACCGTGAAGTCGGATGCCGAGCAATGGGCGAGCCGCCTGCATGGCGAGACGCTGCCGACCGGGACGGTGCGGATGCTGCTGCACGGCTCGGTGACCATGCTGCCCGGCTTCGCCGAGGGACAATGGTGGGTGCAGGATGCCGCCGCCGCGCTGCCCGCCCGGCTGTTCGGCGACATCAAAGGCAAATCCATCGCCGATCTCTGCGCCGCCCCGGGCGGCAAGACCGCGCAGCTGGCGCTATCAGGCGCGCATGTCACGGCGATCGACCGCTCGCCGGCCCGGGTGGCGCGGCTGCGCGAAAACCTGGCGCGGCTGTCGCTCCAGGCAGAGACTGTCGTTGCTGACGCCGTGGAATGGGCCGGCCCCACCGAGGGCTTCGACGGTATTTTGATCGATGCGCCCTGCACCTCGACCGGCACAATCCGCCGTCATCCCGACGTGGCGTGGCTGCGGCAGGAATCCGATGTCACCGCCATGACCGCGCTTCAGCAGCGGCTGCTGCGAAAATCGGTATCGTTGCTCAAGCCGGGCGGGATGCTGGTCTATTGCACCTGCTCGCTGGAACCTGAAGAAGGCGAGCAGGCGGTGGCGACGCTGCTGGCCGCAGAGCCTGCACTTCGCCGCGTGCCAATCGAGGCGTCGGAGGTCGCGGGCCTCGACGAACTCATCACCGCCGAAGGCGATCTGCGCACTTTGCCCAGCCATCTGCCGAACGCCGATCCCAAGCGCGGCGGGCTTGACGGATTTTTCGCAGCCCGGCTCGTTAAATCCTGATTTTGCACTGGATTTTGCGACCCCGACGCTGATTCTCACACGTTCAAGGTGGTGTCAGACGGCCGATTTTGGGATTAATAGGGATTCGTCGGAATCCTCTCCCCCTTCAAGGCAAGGCGTGTCGGTCGCTCAACGCAGACGTATCTCGACGCTGGTCATGAACCGCTTCGCGCGGAACATGCTCGCGCGCGCGAGCGGCGGTTCCGTTGCGCTGTCGCGGGTCTGGCCCGGCCGCACCGACCGGCTGATCATCGCGCCGCACGACCTGCGCACCGCGGATGCGACCCGCGCCGCCGAAATCTATGCCGGCCGCTTTGTCTTTGCCGGCAAGATCGTCAATTGCCACGGCCGCTCGATCTTCGATCTCGAGCCGCCGTCGGAGGATTGGGAGGTTGCGCTGCTCGGCTTCGGTTGGCTGCGTCATTTGCGCGCCGCCGACACTGCGCTGACACGAGCGAATGCGCGCGCGCTGATCGAAGACTGGATCGCCAACCCCGCCAACAAGCGTCGCCCGGTCGCGCGCCGCGCCGACGTGCTGGCCCGACGCGTGATCTCGCTGCTGTCGCAGGCGCCGCTGGTGCTCAACGAGACCGACAACAAATTCTACCGTCGCTATCTGCGCGCCTTGGCCCGCGAGATCCGCTTCCTGCGCTACACCATGGTCAACATTCCGGACGGGGTGCCGAAACTCCAGGTGCTGATCGCGCTGTGCTATGCGGCCTTGTGCCTCGCCAACCAGGCGAGCCACATCCGCAACGCCTCGAAAAAACTTTCCGACGAATTGCAGCGGCAGATCCTGCCCGACGGCGGACACATCTCCCGCAACCCGGGCGCGCTGATCGAACTCTTGATCGACCTGCTGCCGCTGCGGCAGACCTTTGCCGCGCGCAACATCGCGCCACCGCCGGCACTGCTCAACGCGATCGACCGCATGATGCCGATGCTGCGTTTCTTCCGGCATGGCGACGGAAATTTCGCGCTGTTCAACGGCATGAGCGCGACATCTTCCGACCTGCTCGCGACGCTGCTCGCCTATGACGACACCCACGGTGTGCCGATGGCGAACATGCCGCATACCGGCTTTCAGCGCCTCGATGCCGGCCAGACCACTGTGATCATCGACACCGGCCCGCCGCCGCCCGCCGGCGTCAGTCACGACGCCCATGCCGGCTGTCTGTCGTTCGAGCTGTCCTCCGGGATCAGCCGCATCGTCACCAATTGCGGCATGCCGACCACGGGCCGCGACAATTGGCGGCCGTTCGCACGCGGCACGGCGGCGCATTCGACGCTGACCTATCACGACGCCTCGTCATGCCAGTTCGTGGAGATGTCGGCAATGAAGCGGCTCCTGCACGGCTCGCCGGTCACCAGCGGGCCCGTCGAGGTGGAGAGCTATCGCGAGATCGTGCAGAACGGCACGCTGCTCACGACCTCGCATGACGGCTATCTCGGCAAATTCGGCGCGATCCATCGCCGGGTGCTGATGATCGCCAATGACGGCGCGCGCATCGACGGCGAGGACACGCTGTCGCCGCCGCAGGGCGGACGTTTCAAGGGTGCGGATGCCGATTTCGCGCTGCGCTTCCATCTGCATCCGGCGGTGAAGGCGAGCCGGCTGTCGGATGCGCGCGGCGTCATGCTGGTGCTGCCGAACCGCGACGTCTGGACCTTCGAGGCGCTCGACGACAAGGTCGACCTCGAGGACAGCGTGTTCCTGGCCGGTAATGACGGCCCGCGCCGCACCGCCCAGATCGTGATCCGGCAGGACGCGCGGC encodes:
- a CDS encoding L,D-transpeptidase — its product is MSMRIAVALAATIGAGVLMSTAAEARPEMVGAHVADYSPGTIVVKTSERRLYLILDNGHAVRYPVGVGKSGKQWAGTTRIDGKYRNPAWSPPAEVKRDKPSIPDVIPGGSPRNPMGVAAMTLAGGEYAIHGTNVPGSVGGFVSYGCIRMLNDDITDLYGRVSVGTTVVVTR
- a CDS encoding thermonuclease family protein, coding for MSRFDPSHPSRTSYSGSPFGRHFSGLLPWMFVVGVVLAVVLTFRHGMDWLVPHTDGDRTRDAEIVLQQADHPDAREPVDVIRTIDGDTFLARVRQRDGRDLVVRVRLRGIDAPELKASCQEELDKAEAAARALRDLLGQGGVTITNLGPDKYGRVLADVATRRTANVSAALLAGGFARSYNGGHRGGWCTRSWRFW
- a CDS encoding DUF1674 domain-containing protein → MSDRPPLPDRKPLSPAAQRALAEAEARRQAAAAKDEAKAKELQGPKGPEPTRYGDWERKGIASDF
- a CDS encoding RsmB/NOP family class I SAM-dependent RNA methyltransferase; translated protein: MPSQRFAPPSEVPGLAARRIAADIVDGVLHKHRTLDDQLDGSGAHPGLKTLADRDRALMRRLVATVLRRLGTLGHVLSRLLDKGIPSEAPRAQSALLIGAAQILWMDVPDHAAVDLSVRLVQSDRRAARYAGLVNAVLRRCAREGKALVEEVTAQSLDLPPWLLARWSAHYGEATARDMALALGHEPSLDLTVKSDAEQWASRLHGETLPTGTVRMLLHGSVTMLPGFAEGQWWVQDAAAALPARLFGDIKGKSIADLCAAPGGKTAQLALSGAHVTAIDRSPARVARLRENLARLSLQAETVVADAVEWAGPTEGFDGILIDAPCTSTGTIRRHPDVAWLRQESDVTAMTALQQRLLRKSVSLLKPGGMLVYCTCSLEPEEGEQAVATLLAAEPALRRVPIEASEVAGLDELITAEGDLRTLPSHLPNADPKRGGLDGFFAARLVKS
- a CDS encoding heparinase II/III family protein produces the protein MNRFARNMLARASGGSVALSRVWPGRTDRLIIAPHDLRTADATRAAEIYAGRFVFAGKIVNCHGRSIFDLEPPSEDWEVALLGFGWLRHLRAADTALTRANARALIEDWIANPANKRRPVARRADVLARRVISLLSQAPLVLNETDNKFYRRYLRALAREIRFLRYTMVNIPDGVPKLQVLIALCYAALCLANQASHIRNASKKLSDELQRQILPDGGHISRNPGALIELLIDLLPLRQTFAARNIAPPPALLNAIDRMMPMLRFFRHGDGNFALFNGMSATSSDLLATLLAYDDTHGVPMANMPHTGFQRLDAGQTTVIIDTGPPPPAGVSHDAHAGCLSFELSSGISRIVTNCGMPTTGRDNWRPFARGTAAHSTLTYHDASSCQFVEMSAMKRLLHGSPVTSGPVEVESYREIVQNGTLLTTSHDGYLGKFGAIHRRVLMIANDGARIDGEDTLSPPQGGRFKGADADFALRFHLHPAVKASRLSDARGVMLVLPNRDVWTFEALDDKVDLEDSVFLAGNDGPRRTAQIVIRQDARQAPSIRWSFVRSTASPAVTNARRNARREPELPL